Genomic window (Oncorhynchus tshawytscha isolate Ot180627B unplaced genomic scaffold, Otsh_v2.0 Un_contig_8371_pilon_pilon, whole genome shotgun sequence):
gtgtttgaaaGCACTAGATGTATTAATGTATATATAGACTGCATGGTCACTatggggaagctctagcagggcagaaatttgacgaactgacttgttggaaaaggtgacatcctatgacggcgccacgttgaaagtcacggagctcttcaatgaagccattctactgacaatgtttgtctatggagattgcatgactgtgtgttcGATGttatacacctatatacactTGAAGGGGTGTACAcatatatatagtgtagttagtccacatactgctggccatgtagtgtatctgtttctctctctgttcattgaTGTTTCTCTGGCGATGGTATCCATGGTAACAGCAGGTAGAGCCAATGTCAGATGCCATAGCAACcagggcagagagaggcagagaggaagagcgaggcagagcgaggcagggagaggcagagagaggcagagcgaggcagggagaggcagggagaggcagagagagacagggagaggcagagagagacagggagagacagggagaggcagagagagacagggagagacagagagagacagagagaggcagagagagacagggagagacaggagaggcagagaggggcagggagaggcagagagagacagggagaggcagagagaggcagagagaggcagagagaggcagagagagacagggagaggcagagagagacagggagagacagggagaggcagagagagacagggagaggcagagagagacagagagaggcagagagagacagggagaggcagagagagacagggagaggcagagagagacagggagaggcagagagagcagagagaggcagagagagacagggagaggcagatgcagagagaggcagagagagacagagagaggcagagagaggcagagagagacagggagaggcagagagagacagggagaggcagagagaggcagagagaggcagagagaggcagagagagacaggggaggcagagcgaggcagagagagacagggagaggcagagagagacagggagaggcagagagagacagggagaggcagagagagacagggagaggcagagagaggcagagagaggcagagagagacagggagaggcaggagagacagggagagacagggagaggcagagagagacaggagagacagggagaggcagagagagacagggagaggcagagagagacagggagagacagggagaggcagagagagacagggagaggcagagagagacagggagagacagggagaggcagagagagacagggagaggcagagagagacagggagagcaggagagagagcagagagaggcagagagagacaggagaggcagagagagacaggcaggagaggcagagaggcagagagagacagggagaggcagagagaggcagagagaggcagagagagacagggagaggcagagagagacagggagaggcagagagagacagggagaggcagagagagacagggagaggcagcaggagaggcagagagagacagggagaggcagagagaggcagagagagacagggagaggcagagagagacagggagaggcagagagagacagggagaggcagagagagacaggagaggcagagagaggcaggagaggcagagagagacagagagaggcagagagagacagggagaggcagagagagacagggagaggcagagagaggcagagagaggcagagagagacagggagaggcagagagaggcagaggcagggagaggcagggagaggcagagagagacagggagagaggcagagaggcagggagaggcagagagaggcagggagaggcagagagaggcagagagagacagagagaggcagagagagacagggagaggcagagagaggcagggagagacagggagaggcagagagagacagggagaggcagagagagacagggagaggcagagagaggcagagagaggcagagaggacagggagaggcagagagaggcagagagagacagggagaggcagagagagacagggagaggcagagagagacagggagaggcagagagagacagggagaggcagagagacagagagaggcagagagaggcagagagacagggagaggcagagaggcagagagaggcagagagaggcagagagaggcagggagagagagggagaggcagagagagacagagagaggcagagagagacagggagagacagggagaggcagagagaggcagagagaggcagagagaggcagagagaggcagagagaggcagagagaggcagagagagacagggagaggcagagagaggcagagcgaggcagggagaggcagagagagacagggagaggcagagagagacagggagaggcagagagagacagctgagtgGTATTGTGTCTTAGTGTTTGCTGTGACAAACTGTGACCTGTAAACAGATTATATCAGAAGTCCATTTCTGCTGAGGACTACGGTCCAGgttctgtgttgtgtttgtctgaGGACTACGGTCCAGgttctgtgttgtgtttgtaGTGTCTGAGGAGTTCAGTCATGTCTCTCAGAGCAGCGAGGACAGATTGTCATATTCCCAGACTTTAAGCCTATTAGGGGGGAGGGGGTGATGGGGGGGTACCCATTGGCTGGGGCGGAGGGGGGATGGAGCTGTACCCCTGGGGTGGGGTAGGAGGGTTGGATGGGGATTAGCTACCTCTTAAAGTGGCACTAATGAgtccagtctccttttcacctcatttaatACCTACGATTTACTGAACAAAAGGCACCTCTCCATAGGTGGTCCAGGTTTgtcatagatagatagatagatagatagagatagatagatagatagatagatagatagatagatagatagagagagagagagagagagagagagagagagagagagacagagagagagacagagagagagacagagagagagacagagagacagagagacagagagacagagagagagagagagagagagagagagagagacagagagacagagacagagagagagagagagagagagagagagagagagagagagagagagagagagagagcgagagctgccctgccctaggAACTCCTCAATTTTGGAGCGCTGATCACAAAAAAACGTTTTCCGCCAGGAAATGTGTTCTACAACAGACTAATCAGACAGGTGTGGAATGTGTTCTACAACAGACTAATCAGACAGGTGTGGAATGTGTTCTACAACAGACTAATCAGACAGGTGTGGAATGTGTTCTACAACAGACTAATCAGACAGGTGTGGAATGTGTTCTACAACAGACTAATCAGACAGGTGTGGAATGTGTTCTACAACAGACTAATCAGACAGGTGTGGAATGTGTTCTGGTATAACTGTGGAATTTACAGTGTCtttatttgtttctgtgtgtgtgtgtaggtccgTCGCGGGGCTGGTTCCAGCGCTCTAAGGTTCTCCAGGTACAGGCCTGTGTCAGGATGGTTCTAGAGTGGACTAGGAAGGCGGGGCTTAGTTACCTGGCAGATAAGTTCTTCAACAAGTTCAACAGCGCTGTCAGCATCCTGGCCACACCTCCTCAGCAGCTAACACAGGTAACATCACACACCTGACCTCGAACCCTGTCATAATCCTGGCCACACCTCCTCAGCAGCTAACACAGGTAACATCACacacctgacctctgacctctaaccttttctcaccttaaaggtccaatgcagccatttttatatcCATATAAAATaattctgggtaacaatgaagtagCTTACTGTGATTGGTCACAAATATTTATCTCTCTATATTCTGATGTATTTATCTCTCAATATATTCTGATATATGTATCTCTATATATTTATTTCTCTATATATTCTGATATAtttatctctctatatattctgATATATGTATCTCTATATAtttatctctctatatattctgatatatttatctctatatattctgatatatttatctctctatatattctgatatatttatctctatatattctgatatatttatctctctaaatattctgatatatttatctctctatatattctgatatatttatctctctatatattctgatatatttatctctctatatattctgatatatttatctctctatatattcttatatatttatctctctatatattctgATATATTTATCTCTCTATGTGTCTAGATGACTTGGAAGGTGTGTGGACCACCCCAGTGTCTATATTTTctgatatatttatttatatactgtatgtctttatacactgaacacaaatataaatgcaacatgcaacaatttaaaagattttacagagttacagttcatataaggaaatcaatcaattgaaataaatgtattagtccctaatctatggatttcacatgactgggcaagagcgcaaccatgggtgggcctggcaggGCATTGGccaacccactggggagccaggccaggccactggggagccaggcccacccactggggagccaggcccacccactggggagccaggcccacccactggggagccaggcccaggccactggggagccaggcccagccactggggagccaggcccagccactggggagccaggcccagccactggggagccaggcccatccactggggagccagggagccaggcccagccactggggagccaggcccacccactggggaggccCATCcacagccaggcccacccactggggagccaggcccacccactggggagccagacccacccactggggagccagacccacccactagggagccagacccacccactaaggagccaggcccagctactggggagccagacccacccactaaggagccaggcccagccactggggagccagacccacccactaaggagccagacccacccactagggagccagacccacccactagggagccagacccacccactaaggagccaggcccagctactggggagccagacccacccactaaggagccaggcccagctactggggagccagacccacccactaaggagccaggcccagctactggggagccagacccacccactaaggagccaggcccacccactaaggagccaggcccagcaaatCAGAAGTCGTTTTTACCCACAAAgggtctttattacagacagaaatactcctcagcacacCCTTGTTCAGTATGTCTTTCTGTCTAGATGAGTTGGAAGGTGCTGTGTACAGACCACACCAGTCTGATGCCAGTCTATATATTCtgatatatttatgtatatatttctAGATGAGTTGGAAGGTGCTGTTGTGCTGATGCCAGTCTATATATTCtgatatatttatgtatatatttctAGATGAGACCACCCCAGTCTAAAGCTAGTCTATATATATTctgatatatttatttatatatttctctATATATTTCTAGATGAGTTGGAAGGGGCTGtgtgcagaccacaccagtcTGATGCCAGTCTATATATTctgatatatttatttatatatttaatttctcTATATATTTCTAGATGAGTTGGAAGGTGCTGTGTACAGACCACCCCAATCTGATGCCAGTCTATATATATtgtgatatatttatatatatatttctagatGAGTTGGAAGGTGTTGTGTGTGGACCACCCCAGTCTAAAGCTAGTCTATATATTctgatatatttatttatatatttcccTATATATTTCTAGATGAGTTGGAAGGTGCTGTGTGCAGACCACCCCAGTCTGAAGCCCGTTCAGCTGCATGGCCTGTTGACTCAGTACCAGTTGACAGCTGAGATGGGGCCTGTTCCAATCTGGCAGCCCAGCAGTGAGGATGAGGCATACATATACAGGACAGGTACCTGCTGGGGGGGGGGTTAACATGTCTGTGTGGATTCTAACCCTggtctgttgtgtctgtgtggattctaacccctggtctgtgtctgtgtggattctaaccccgggtctgctgtgtctgtgtggattctaacccctggtctgttgtgtctgtgtggattctaacccctggtctgtgtgtattctaacccctgttgtgtctgtgtggattctaacccctggtctgctgtgtctgtgtgattctaacccctggtctgttgtgtctgtgtggattctaacccctggtctgttgtgtctgtgtggattctaacccctggtctgttgtgtctgtgtggattctaacccctggtctgctgtgtctgtgtggattttAACccctgttgtgtctgtgtggattctaacccctggtctgttTCTGTGTAgattctaacccctggtctgtcTTGTGTTAACCCCTGTCTGTGgattctaacccctggtctgttgtgtctgtgtggatttTAACccctgttgtgtctgtgtgtattctaacccctggtctgtgtgtattctaacccctggtctgtgtggattctaacccctggtctgtgtgtgtctgtgtgtattctaaccctggtctgctgtgtctgtgtggattttAACccctgttgtgtctgtgtgtattctaacccctggtctgtgtgtattctgtgtctgtgtggattctaacccctggtctgtgtgtgtctgtgtgtattctaacccctggtcctggtctgctgtgtctgtgtggattctaacccctgttgtgtctgtgtggattctaacccctggtctgttgtgtctgtgtggattctaacccctggtctgttgtgtctgtgtggattctaacccctggtctgctgtgtctgtgtggattttAACccctgttgtgtctgtgtggattctaacccctggtctgttgtgtttgtgtggattctaacccctggtctgtgtgtctgtgtggattctaaccctggtctgctgtgtctgtgtggattttAACccctgttgtgtctgtgtggattctaacccctggtctgtgtgtattctaacccctggtctgttgtgtctgtgtggatttTAACccctgttgtgtctgtgtgtattctaacccctggtctgtgtgtattctaacccctggtctgtgtggattctaacccctggtctgtgtgtgtctgtgtgtattctaacccctggtctgctgtgtctgtgtggattttAACccctgttgtgtctgtgtgtattctaacccctggtctgtgtgtgtctgtgtgtattctaacccctggtctgtctgtgtctgtgtgtattctaacccctggtctgtctgtgtctgtgtatattctaacccctggtctgtgtgtattctaacccctggtctgtctgtgtctgtgtatattctaacccctggtctgtgtatattctaacccctggtctgtgtgtattctaacccctggtctgtctgtgtctgtgtgtattctaacccctggtctgtgtgtgtctgtgtgtattctaacccctggtctgtgtgtattctaacccctggtctgtgtgtattctaacccctggtttgtctgtgtctgtgtgtattctaacccctggtttgtctgtgtctgtgtgtattctaacccctggtctgtctgtgtgtatattctaacccctggtctgtgtgtattctaacccctggtctgtctgtgtctgtgtatattctaacccctggtctgtgtatattctaacccctggtctgtgtgtattctaacccctggtctgctgtgtctgtgtgtattctaacccctggtctgtctgtgtgtattctaacccctggtctgtgtgtattctaacccctgctctgtgtctgtgtgtattctaacccctggtctgctgtgtctgtgtgtattctaacccctggtctgtgtgtattctaacccctggtctgtgtgtattctaacccttgctctgtgtgtgtctgtgtgtattctaacccttgctctgtgtgtgtctgtgtgtattctaacccctgctctgtgtgtgtctgtgcccctCCCCCAGTGGACCTTTTGGAGAGTTTCGAGAACCACCCCCCCATCGTCCTGCCCAGCGGGGGGTTCAGAGTGGACCTGGACAGTGACTGTCTAGAGGACAGCATCTATAGGCAGCTACTCTATGTCAAACACTTCCTCTGGGGgctacgcacacacacccaccccactgtcaacaacacacacactcacacacaccccgctgtcaacagcacacacactcacacacaccccgctgtcaacagcacacacactcacacacaccccgctgtcaacagcacacacactcacacacaccccgctgtcaacagcacacacactcacacacaccccgctgtcaacagcacacacactcacacacaccccgctgtcaacagcacacacactcacacacaccccgcTGTCAACAGCGCACACACTCACAATCACACCGCGGTTAACGGGACTGGAACGAGCACGAGCACCGGGACGAGTACCACCCCCGCAGACTGGCAGGAAGCACAGGTAGGTCAcgtgatggacacacacacacacactcacactcacacactcacactcacactcacacacacacacacacacacacacacacacactcacacacacactcacactcacactcacacactcacacacacacacacacactcacactcacacacacactcacacacacacacacactcacactccttgCAGTAATCTGGGCCATGTGCCTCAGCAGCTGTGGTTCTTTAGCAGTTACCAGTAATCTGTTACATGAAATACCAAAGCCCTCTAaggtatcctctctctctctcacacacacacacgcacacacacacacacacacacacacacacacacacacacaaggatgtGCACACAGACAATACTCCTACCCCCTCCAATAACTCTGCAAGAACTCAGACTCAGTCATCTACCCTGGAGGTGCCAAGTCCCAGACATGACATCTACCCTGGAGGAGGAGCCAAGTCCCAGACATGACATCTACCCTGGAGGAGGAGCCAAGTCCCAGACATGACATCTACCCTGGAGGAGGAGCCAAGTCCCAGACATGACATCTACCCTGGAGGAGCCAAGTCCCAGACATGACATCTACCCTGGAGGAGCCAAGTCCCAGACATGACATCTACCCTGGAGGAGCCAAGTCCCAGACATGACATCTACCCTGAAGGAGCCAAGTCCCAGACATGACATCTACCCTGGAGGAGGTGCCAAGTCCCAGACATGACATCTACCCTGGAGGAGCCAAGTCCCAGACATGACATCTACCCTGGAGGAGCCAAGTCCCAGACATGACATCTACCCTGGAGGTACCAAGTCCCAGACATGACATCTACCCTGGAGGTACCAAGTCCCAGACATGACATCTACCCTGGAGGTACCAAGTCCCAGACATGACATCTACCCTGGAAGAACCAAGTCCCAGACATGACATCTACCCTGGAGGAGCCAAGTCCCAGACATGACATCTACCCTGGAGGTACCAAGTCCCAGACATGACATCTACCCTGGAGGTACCAAGTCCCAGATATGACATCTACCCTGGAGGAGCCAAGTCCCAAACATGACATCTACCCTGAGGAGCCAAGTCCCAGACATGACATCTACCCTGGAGGTGCCAAGTCCCAGACATGACATCTACCCTGGAGGAGCCAAGTCCCAGACATGACATCTACCCTGGAGGTGCCAAGTCCAAGACATGACATCTACCCTGGAGGAGCCAAGTCCCAGACATGACATCTACCCTGGAGGAGGAGCCAAGTCCCAGACATGACATCTACCCTGGAGGAGGAGCCAAGTCCCAGACAGGACATCTACCCTGGAGGAGCCAAGTCCCACACATGACATCTACCCTGGAGGAGCCAAGTCCCAGACATGACATCTACCCTGGAGGAGCCAAGTCCCAGACACAAGTCCCAGACATGACATCTACCCTGGAGGTGCCAAGTCCCAGACAGCCAAGTCCCAGACATGACATCTACCCTGGAGGAGCCAAGTCCCAGAGATGACATCTACCCTGGAGGAGGAGCCAAGTCCCAGACATGACATCTACCCTGGAGGAGGAGCCAAGTCCCAGACATGACAGCCACCCTGGAGGAGGAGCCAAGTCCCAGACATGACAGCCACCCTGGAGGTTCCAAGTCCCAGACATGACAGCCACCCTGGAGGTTCCAAGTCCCAGACATGACAGCCATGGTAATCAGATTAAGGCTTTAGGACCAGTAAGTAGTGAATCAGGAAGGCTGGATGGATAATTCTCTGGTGTTACTGAGAGAGGCCCACtgcaggcaacacacacacacagtcctgcctTTAACAGTATTCTAACTGTGTGTTGTtttatccccccccccacccccacaaccTCCAGAGGGAGTTCCCTCCGTCCCACAACAGTCCCCGgtcaggaggggtggaggaatgggtgaGGGACAGAACCCCAGGCCAATGTCACAACAGTGTGAGGAGAAATGGCACCGCCCCCCACCTCCGGCCGACCAACCAGGACCCTTCGTGCCTCCTGACTTCGCCCAACACGCCCCGGAACCCGGAAGGGGGTGGGGCTGACCTGGTTGGACACGCCCCCCAGGTCAACGGCTGCAGTAATAGGACACCTTCAATGGACAGGAAGAAAAGCAACGGACTAGAGGGTAAAGACTCCTGTTTATATATGGGTAATATACACAACGGACTAGAGGGTAAAGACTCCTGTTTATATATGGGTAATATACACAACGGACTAGAGGGTAAAGACTCCTGTTTATATATGGGTAATATACACAACGGACTAGAGGGTAAAGACTCCTGTTTATATATGGGTAATATACACAACGGACTAGAGGGTAAAGACTCCTGTTTATATATGGGTAATATACACAACGGACTAGAGGGTAAAGACTCCTGTTTATATATGGGTAATATACACAACGGACTAGAGGGTAAAGACTCCTGTTTATATATGGGTAATATACACAACGGACTAGAGGGTAAAGACTCCTGTTTATATATGGGTAATATACACAATGCAATAGAGAATCATCCAAGACGGGTAAAGACATATAGGCAGGTCCAGAATgattggttactagtccaatagtgggttaactgcctgttcaggggcagaacgacagatttgtaccttgtcagctcggggggtttgaacttgcaaccttccggttactagtccaacgctctaaccactaggctacccttccgcccCATTATTGGCACCCTTAATAAATACTTTTGTTTAATGTATAAACTGAGTAGACCGAACATTAGCAACACTCCCcctcatagctttcacctggtcagtctatgtcatggaaatagcaggtgtccttaatgttttgtaatctcagtgtatatatatatatttttttttaaatatctgcacaaaaatataaatgcaacatgcaacaatttcaactccatacaggattctgtatggaggaatggtccaagATCCCTccagtgtgttctagaactcattaACATCTGttaggattctgtatggaggaatggtctaagatccctcccagtgtgttctagaactcattaacatctggtaggattctgtatggaggaatggtctaagatccctcccagtgtgttctagaactcattaacatctggtaggattctgtatggaggaatggtctaagatccctcccagtgtgttctagaactcatcaaacatctggtaggattctgtatggaggaatggtccaagATCCCTCCCAGTATGTTCTAGAACTCatcaaacatctggtaggattctgtatggaggaatggtctaagatcccagtgttctccaatctcataaaacatctggtaggattctgtatggaggaatggtccaagATCCCTCCCAGtatgttctagaactcataaaacatctggtaggattctgtatggaggaatggactaagatccctcccagtgtgttctagaactcatcaaacatctggtaggattctgtatggaggcatggtctaagatccctcccagtgtgttctagaactcataaaacatctggtaggattctgtatggaggaatggtctaagatccctcccagtgtgttctagaactcataaaacatctggtaggattctgtatggaggaatggtctaagatccctcccagtgtgttctagaactcatcaaacatctggtaggattctgtatggaggaatggtaaAACaagatctgtatggaggaatggttcCCCAGtatgttctagaactcataaaacatctggtaggattctgtatggaggaatggtctaagatccctcccagtatgttctagaactcatcaaacatctggtaggattctgtatggaggaatggtctaagatccctcccagtatgttctagaactcatcaaacatctggtaggattctgtatggaggaacggTCTAAGATCCcagtgttctccaatctcataaaacactttagaaaaaggctgtgtcATTATCCTGGCAAGCAGAGGATGccagagtattgaaaacaggggtgtcaatagtttttttatggatttttttattttattagttgttaaacaaaatctctttctgtAATTATAAAACAATCTAATGGTCCCATTATTTGGAGCAATATAGTGTTTGTATTATACTAATCCTCTTCAGGGGTGCCGATAATATTTCCCCTATCTTTCTATTATACTAATCAGGGGTGCCGATAATATTTCCCCTATGTTTCTATCATACTAATACATCAGGGTGCCGGGTGTATTATACTAATAATATTTCTATTATACCCTATCTTTCTATTATACTAATCAGGGGTGCCGATAATATTTCCCCTATGTTTCTATTATACTAATCAGGGGTGCCGATAATATTTCCCCTATCTTTCTATTATACTAATCAGGGGTGCCGATAATATTTCCCCTATCTTTCTATTATACTAATCAGGGGTGCCGATA
Coding sequences:
- the LOC121843103 gene encoding uncharacterized protein LOC121843103, whose amino-acid sequence is MTAMREFPPSHNSPRSGGVEEWVRDRTPGQCHNSVRRNGTAPHLRPTNQDPSCLLTSPNTPRNPEGGGADLVGHAPQVNGCSNRTPSMDRKKSNGLEGKDSCLYMGNIHNGLEGKDSCLYMGNIHNGLEGKDSCLYMGNIHNGLEGKDSCLYMGNIHNGLEGKDSCLYMGNIHNGLEGKDSCLYMGNIHNGLEGKDSCLYMGNIHNGLEGKDSCLYMGNIHNAIENHPRRVKTYRQVQNDWLLVQ